One window from the genome of Hippocampus zosterae strain Florida chromosome 7, ASM2543408v3, whole genome shotgun sequence encodes:
- the cdca7b gene encoding cell division cycle-associated 7-like protein: MALKSKALRFKSKFITAELARLFSQSDSEEDFEGFDEDDARVDRRPFKMQFKTKISEPEDGSDTDTGFYSDGEETPAPRRGSLLVALRFPVKQSPNPKKEPHAKSIVKPVKETVAQRVRQRMKKQEDKLRQAKTEKATGEDEAVCRSLSKRDKNIQENKAMLAKLFADLTTMADLTLPDSPQKKKRSPMKATPRKRKLEQCSGSERRNPSRKARPPENFAVDQVCEPLPRSGPKAIDLRRLVEVDGESAGNRPAKKRRSHRRSQYEFKSVDDITEDDLENIASRSKDKIWDKDNGSSCHQCRQKTLDTKTVCRSGFCSAGKGQFCGPCLKNRYGEDVRTVLLDPTWSCPICRGMCNCSLCRRKEGRCATGILVGLARYNGHDNVHEYLERIQKELQ; this comes from the exons ATGGCCCTCAAATCAAAG GCGCTGCGTTTCAAATCCAAGTTTATTACTGCCGAGCTGGCTCGTCTGTTCAGTCAGTCGGACAGCGAGGAGGACTTTGAAGGCTTCGATGAGGACGATGCAAGAGTGGACAGAAGACcttttaaaatgcaattcaaGACGAAG ATTTCGGAGCCAGAGGATGGCAGTGATACGGACACAGGCTTCTACTCTGACGGTGAGGAGACGCCAGCGCCTAGGAGAGGAAGTCTCCTAGTAGCTCTCCG ATTTCCAGTCAAACAGTCACCCAACCCCAAAAAGGAGCCACACGCAAAAAGCATCGTAAAGCCGGTTAAAGAAACCGTGGCACAGAGGGTGAGGCAGAGGATGAAGAAGCAGGAGGATAAACTAAGACAAGCGAAGACAGAGAAAGCGACGGGAGAAGATGAGGCTGTGTGCCGAAGCCTCAGCAAGCGGgacaaaaacattcaggagaACAAAGCCATG CTGGCCAAGCTGTTTGCTGATCTCACCACTATGGCAGACCTAACTTTGCCCGACAGCCCTCAA AAAAAGAAACGCTCTCCGATGAAAGCAACCCCGCGCAAACGGAAATTGGAGCAATGCAGCGGGTCTGAAAGGAGGAACCCATCTCGTAAAGCTCGCCCTCCTGAGAACTTTGCCGTGGACCAAGTGTGTGAGCCGTTGCCCCGCAGTGGCCCAAAGGCGATAGACCTCAGGAGACTCGTAGAG GTGGATGGGGAAAGTGCTGGCAATAGGCCAGCGAAGAAGCGGAGGAGCCATCGACGCAGTCAGTACGAGTTCAAGTCGGTGGATGACATCACCGAAGATGACTTGGAGAACATTGCGTCCCGCAGCAAAGACAAGATCTGGGACAAGGACAAT ggaaGCTCATGCCACCAGTGCCGACAGAAAACCCTCGACACAAAGACCGTGTGCCGCAGCGGGTTCTGTTCTGCGGGCAAAGGCCAGTTTTGTGGGCCGTGCCTCAAGAACCGCTATGGCGAGGATGTGCGCACCGTCTTGCTCGACCCG ACATGGTCCTGTCCCATCTGCAGAGGAATGTGTAACTGCAGCCTGTGTCGGAGGAAAGAGGGGCGCTGCGCTACTGGCATTTTGGTTGGGCTGGCCCGCTACAATGGCCACGACAACGTCCACGAGTATCTGGAGAG AATTCAGAAAGAGCTCCAGTAA
- the rapgef5a gene encoding rap guanine nucleotide exchange factor 5 isoform X2 → MTTKPATLAKAEEDLDEDDSDDDEKEAVNHEAVARAFDVPHFRYIDDDADGGRSDGSGRRSSEEGSYPFWSYRYVVVSGTPLKILEHLLSDLRLDEQRGAPESTESEMLLDDFLLTYLVFMSTSDLCQALLGHYSSVRGRGQEEGKDTLFRKRKVLQLVSHWSRLYKDFLKEEEHVRGFMKTLYRCVLEDLYEFPTLEKDLKEFQKLLRRRHTVDDHPPTQKSKPTHQQLSLKENCLQLHAPQCETREVICCVYVSADSYLSVHTHRSLEAHELLRIVRLKMDRSEDDMVLAVVSHTGERRMLQPSDCVYSESLTPQGRLVVCRRDLAEIMPPLTDGAELSRRPVRLLGINTWDVAAALTHLDWSLFKSIHEQELVYYTLRRIPGGSHTAALSVLLQRCNEVQQWVMSEVLMCTSLNKRVQLLKKFIKIAAHCKAQRNLNSAFAIIMGLNTAAVSRLNQTWEKCPGKFKKLFAELELITDPSLNHKAYREAFKRMKPPKIPFMPLLLKDITFIHEGNKTFHDNLVNFEKLHMIADTVRMIRHCQSDQTGNEVIGVDSAELRASVHYLHIIDNQQTLFELSHKLEPRA, encoded by the exons ATGACCACCAAGCCAGCTACTCTTGCCAAAGCAGAGGAAGACTTGGACGAAGATGACAGCGACGACGACGAAAAAGAAGCCGTCAATCATGAGGCCGTCGCCCGTGCATTCGACGTGCCCCATTTTCGTTACATTGACGACGACGCGGACGGGGGACGGAGCGACGGAAGCGGCCGGCGCTCGAGCGAGGAGGGTTCTTATCCGTTTTGGTCTTACAGGTATGTGGTGGTGTCCGGGACGCCATTGAAGATCTTGGAGCATCTGCTAAGTGACTTGCGTCTCGATGAGCAAAGAGGGGCGCCTGAGAGTACGGAGAGCG AAATGCTGTTGGACGACTTCCTGTTAACCTACCTGGTGTTCATGTCCACCTCTGACCTATGTCAAGCTCTGCTGGGACA CTATAGCAGCGTGCGCGGCAGGGGCCAGGAGGAGGGCAAGGATACCCTCTTCAGGAAGCGCAAGGTACTGCAATTGGTCTCCCACTGGAGCCGACTCTACAAGGACTTCCTCAAGGAGGAGGAGCATGTTCGGGGTTTCATGAAG ACTCTGTACAGGTGTGTCCTGGAAGATCTCTACGAGTTCCCGACGCTCGAGAAAGACCTCAAAGAGTTCCAGAAACTTCTGCGTCGCAGACA CACAGTGGATGACCATCCGCCAACGCAAAAG AGCAAACCAACGCACCAGCAGTTGAGTTTGAAGGAAAACTGTTTACAACTTCACGCTCCGCAATGTGAGACGAGAGAAG TTATTTGCTGCGTTTACGTAAGCGCCGACTCCTACCTGAGCGTCCACACGCATCGCTCGCTGGAGGCCCACGAGCTGCTAAGAATCGTGAGACTGAAGATGGACAGGTCAGAAGACGACATGGTGCTTGCTGTGGTCTCCCACACTGGAG AGCGCAGGATGTTGCAGCCCAGCGACTGTGTGTATTCCGAGTCCCTGACACCGCAGGGCAGGCTTGTCGTCTGCCGCAGAGATCTGGCTGAGATCATG CCTCCTTTGACGGACGGCGCCGAGCTCAGCAGGAGGCCGGTTCGCCTTTTGGGGATCAACACGTGGGACGTCGCCGCGGCGCTCACACACCTGGACTGGAGCCTCTTCAAATCCATCCATGAG CAAGAGCTGGTCTACTACACCCTCAGGCGCATTCCCGGCGGGAGCCACACGGCGGCGCTCTCCGTCCTGCTGCAGCGCTGCAACGAGGTCCAGCAGTGGGTTATGTCCGAAGTTCTCATGTGCACGTCGCTCAACAAGAGAGTGCAGCTGCTCAAGAAGTTCATCAAGATCGCCGCTCA CTGCAAAGCTCAAAGGAATTTAAACTCCGCCTTTGCCATCATCATGGGCCTCAACACAGCGGCCGTGAGTCGACTGAACCAAACCTGGGAG aaatgtcCTGGAAAATTCAAGAAGCTTTTCGCAGAGTTGGAGCTGATCACG GATCCGTCTCTTAACCACAAAGCCTACCGAGAAGCTTTTAAAAGAATGAAACCTCCAAAGATCCCCTTCATGCCCCTTCTCTTGAAAG ATATCACCTTTATCCATGAGGGCAACAAGACGTTTCATGACAACCTCGTGAATTTTGAGAAGCTG CATATGATCGCAGACACGGTTCGAATGATTCGACACTGCCAAAGTGACCAAACAG GCAATGAGGTGATCGGCGTCGACAGCGCAGAGTTGCGGGCAAGCGTTCACTACCTACACATCATTGACAATCAACAGACGCTCTTCGAGCTGTCCCACAAACTCGAGCCGCGGGCTTAG